TTGGCCTCACATCCacatagaaatataaaacaatacatacaaGTGTCTGGATGCTACCGCAGGGGAGGTCATGGGGGGGTTTGGGGGGGTATGGGGGTGTTATTCCTTGTAGCCCAGCTTTCCTCGCCTTCATCATGGGTTGTAACCACGAGGGGAGTTCACCCAACAGAGGGCGTTTCTTTCCCCGGCAGGCGCACTGCACTGTTCCTCTCCGTATCCGGGGGTTGTCATGGAGTGGAGGCGGGGCACCGATGGGAAAGGTGATATCTCTCCCCATATGGGATCCATAGTGTCCAGAAACATGTGTggggagggggaagggggaTCGTGGCGATGGTGGGGCAGGGGTCAAGGACAAGTGGGTGGGAAAAAAATTGGGATTTGGGGGCTCAGAACGACTCGTCGTGCCCCACGGACAGATCCCCTTTGGGCGTGGAGGCCCGCGACGAGCCCTTGTCCATGCTCTCGGAGCCGGAGCTCTGGTGCTGTTGTTCGGAGCCCGCGCTGGACGTAATGGTGGACGAGGACGTGGAGGAGGAGCGGGTCTTCTCCTTAAAGTCTGTTATGATCACCGTCACGTTCCCTACGGTGATAGCCAACTGCTGGGCGGTGCTCCGGTCAATGTTCTTCAGTTTGggcctgggggggggggaggagaagagCACAGACATAGACGTTAGTAACCAGAAATGGCAACCACGGTGTGTGATGTCTCGGCAACAACAAGGGGGAGGCTGCCAGCAGTGCGGGGGCGGTTACACTAAATTGCTCGATTTGTTGGGTGACACATGAACCGCCAGAACGAGTGTATATAAAGTGAGTGTGGGTGTTTAGTGTAAAAGATCATTTGTGAATCATTTGAGCTTTTCCCACAAGCCTAGTGCTGCATGACTCTTAAAAACAGAAGTCATCGATGTGAAACTACGTTTGTTCTACCAAAGACACGCAGAGTACGAGAGGATGCTACGCACCTGGAAATGTGAGAGTTCTTGTTGGTCTTGGTTGCTGATTTTCCAGACTGTATGCTGTGTTTTTCACTGGGCGGGCTCTGGTGGTTGTCTGATTTGGGTCTGGGGGGGGTAAAACAGATAAGACAGCGGTGAGGATAATACCAGCAGAGAAGACATCCAGAGACACAAGTGAGGACGGGACGTGAACACTGACCTGGTCTTTTTGCTGCTGGGCTTCTTCGTGACGGCTGGGATgatttccttctctctgttcGGCTtgtctgtgattggctgttgcTCGTTGTcgctcttctccttctccttctccttctccttctcggGAGGGTCCCCCTCTGGCCTCACCAACTCTGGACGCTCAATCTCCGGGCGTACCTCTCCGATGGCGCGCTCGCCCTCGCCGTCCGGGCGCTCCTTGTCTGTGCGCTCGCTCCTCTCCCTCCGCTCCTTCTTGGGCGGCGGAGGCATCGGGTACTGCTGAGCCACCTGCTGGGCGACCAGCTGGGAGTTGATCCTGGGTTTCCTGTGGAGAGGGGAGCCAAGGCACAAAGATGGATTAGCCTCGTAGTGGAGCCGCGAGCTGCTTGCTGGCCGCGCACCAACGCGGTCACACTACAGCTGACAAAGAGAGGTGAGTGAACCTGCGGGCCGGCGGGGGATGTTGGCTGCAGCAGAGGTAGGTTAATGCAGCCGCTTCCCGGTGGAGCGGCTCTGTTTTGCGGGCTAATCTCATTAGCTCACGGctgtaataaaatgaatgcacaGGATCACAAGGTGGGACATTTGCAGCACGTCACTTAAGTCCTCTAATCTGATTACTGCAGGGTTGGCCCCATTTGTCACAGACTGAGATTCAGTTGGACACGGTGTAGCTGCTCCGCTCACTGAGCTCACCAGCAGCCATGGCACTACCgacacctttttttcccctcatatTCAAACATTCCTCAACTATCtcttcttgtttcattttttcctcattCAGCAAAAACAGTAAAAGCAAGGCCACTTTCAAAGAATCCCACTGATTCCTTAAAAGAGCCACTTCACATCAAACCATcctttttttcctaaacatCTTTTCCACAGCTGTGTAACTGAGCTGAGCTGTTGCAAATAAACATGCATGCAGCAGGATGCAGCATCTTGCTCCATCAGCTGTGCAGAAGAGCAGGGcctgaggcaaaaaaaaaaataagcccAAGTCAGACTGCCCGAGCCAACACGCACACCTGCAGCATAATGGACACCAGCTGGCAGCATCTGGGGGGGGGAAGCAGAGGACCTggggggagggaaagggagaggggaaagagagagagacactttgACTCAGCTGAGCCCGAACTGCAGCCAGCAGCGTGGATAATCACAGGCCAGGACTGGGCAAGCATGGCGAGGAGTAAACCACAAGTACGCTagtgcgcacacacactaacacgctGTTGAAAAGCTCAGCGTGCAAACAAAACAGCCTGGCACGACTCGACGGCCGCTCGGGAGGCCTTTCAGCAGGAACACGACAAGTTGTGCAAGCTAGCTGTGTATACACGACCCTTCCAAATTCCAGTCCTGGCAGGAGTTTTTGTTATATATccctgcagaggagaggaggtgccTTGATCCTCGGGACTGCTTTCGGAGACCTGTGGTTCGAGACGGGAATCTGTAGAAACTCTGTCAGCATCAGAGCAGATAAACtagagctgctgctggaaaaaaaaaaaatgaacctctcgcagtgaaaacaaatgtttctggCCTCGCTTTGGGGAATGGTCTAACAGCAAACgcatgtggcaaaaaaaactgaagaaagcTCAACAGTGTGTGAGGCGCTGATGACGCCGATTTCAGTGGCTCGCTGTGGAGAGTGGTTTTCAGACAGCCGCTTAAGTGGTTAGCCACAGTGTTTCAATTTGGCAACATCATATTGCCAGTCCAGTTACTCTCGTTTCTGCACTTGCATCCTCGTCTTTCACCACTGACACTACACTCGGTTTGTCTATGTCTCGGTAGCCAAGCACTGTAAACTCTGACAAATCCAATTTttgtttcaacttttttttttcctcctgctccATCCAGCTCATTAagtctcctcctgctgcagccaATTACAGACAGAGAGGGCATTtatttgaggaggaggaggggggggaatcAATCGGTGCATAATAGAGCATCGTGTCGTTATGTTCGCACTACACTCCATCAATACGCCGGCTGTGGTGAGTGCTGAGGAGCCCCGGGCCGTTGATCCAGTATCCATTAGGTGCCTTGGTTCTCGCTGAAGCCCGGGGCTCTTTCTACCTGCTGGCCTTGTGTTAGGCCCCCTCTGGCCTGGGCCTCCAGTGGGTGAGAATTAAAGCGAGATACTGGGGTGAAATACAATTCTAGCTTCAGGATTGCCAAAGCTGGCTTGTTCCTATCAAATAGATCGAAATTCGTATTTACTTTTAGGGATTTCCCTGCATTTCTAACTCAAAAGGCCTTTGTATTATTGGCTGCCACCTTGGTCTAAATTGCGTACAAAAacgtgtctttttttctttacgaCAAAACAATTTAGCATTTTGTGAGCAACTGCTTTGATGTGCTACCACGTGTGCGCATGTAATGCTCGGCACTCAAGTGCGGAGGCAACGAGTggaatgacattttgtttaagGGTGAATTGCCCTATGTTgtgaggcaaaaaaataaagtgtgtttgtcACGATACTACAGATCATTTTGGAAAGCAGAAATTCCCAATAAATCTGTCAAAACAATGAGGCTGAAtgtttcacaattttttttccgATAGAGGTGTCTTTCAAACGATATCCAGCCCCTGAAATAATTGTTTGTCACTGATGTCTAAAATGATGCaacaactgaaaataaataaatgaagataaGTGCGTTCTTAATGAATGGCTTAGGAGAGTTGAGGAAAAAGAGGGTAGCCATACCTATGAGAGgctattttaacattttaagacCATAACAGTGACTCACTCAGTATGGGGAAGTTTAGCACAGTGTCTACTTTAATCTAACACCTTCTTAATAAACCAGTGAGACCGTTTATGAGCAAGGAGAGGGTCAGCCTGAGACCTGAGCCAGAAAATGGTGAGCGATTAtacaaaatactaaaatattaaGCATTATAAGTGaaaagtttattcttttttggttCTCTTCCATATTTAACACTCAGCACAGAGCAAATGGCTTTGAACCGACATGGCCAAAAAAGCGACAGCTTTCCCAAGAACACATCTGATGGGCTGTTGTGTGTACTCTGTAGAAATCACAATCCCTCACATCATGTACATTTGGAAAGCAGCCACTCTAAAAAAAGCGAGTGCACAAACTGTGTACGAGATGCACGAACATTTTAGAGTGTATTAGAGCTCCTATTTATAGTACTAAATAAGTATCTCCGCAATTCCTTTAAATGCTTATGTAATTAAGTTGTTAACCAATTAATTAGGAAGTGATAATTAGAAGTTTACAGCTTTGGACCTCCTCGCCTGTGTTGCTGACACAACACAAATTTGCAATTATAATTTCCAGTACACTTCCGAGCCTTGGATTTCCCTCTCCCGTTACTATGTCAATGACATAATACACCTCACCCCAGGGGAATATTGTGGGTCCCTCAAGTCTGGATTACTGATCTGGGGTCAACATGTGGTGGGAAATCCCCAACATGCCTCTGAGAAAGTGTGACAAAGAATTCAGGTTTTGGGGAGGCATCTTGAGCTAAATAAAGCTGTGAGTAAAAATGCAGTGCGCAAAGCTACAATAACAAAATGTGCTCACAGACCCcttgtgaaaaaacatttgtcactCTAGCCCTCATGCACGAGTAAACAGATTGTGAACGCAGACGGCATCCAACAGGATGAGAAATCATTTTATTTGGCAGTGAGAGCCGTTAGCCAAGGAGGCGGTAAGGGAGTGATTGATCGGCCGATAAGCTCCACGCCTCTTTTGCCTCTttacggagctgaagctctggtcAGAGTCCGAGATTTGTGTCAGCAACAGCAGCGGCGGCAGACGCAGCCTCGGTAGTTAAGCAGTGATTCAGTGCCAGCTGTAAGTCAGCCATGAGTTGCTGCTGGCAAGATAGAGCCACCGCTCTCTTTGccccattatttatttactgaccACACATCGCGGCTTTGCACAGCCACGCTCTGTGGCTCATTAACATGGCTGCAGATTCTGCTAGACACCATACCTGTGCGTTTGGCCCTGAACAgctggaagaaaaagaaaaaaaaagtccacctttgcttaaaaaaagaatactcttcatatattaaacattaattaCGACTCACATTTAAAAGCTGTCCACATTGTTGAGCATAGAATGTACTAATTAAACCACAACATGGCAGAAAACAAATCTACAACTGAACCACATTATTTTGCAAACATCCAAATCAAATGCGAAACATTTATGTTTGACAAGAGGCACTGGAAATGATCCCGGGAGCAGGACCAGGAGTGAACCCCAGGGCCCAATTGCAGAGATTGCTCCGACCTCCCGCTGCTGCCAATATATTCCTGTGGATTCAGTGCGAGTGAGAGTGTCAAGTGTGCAAAGCCTGCTGTCGAATCATTTCCCACTGCGAGGGCTTACAGCTTATTACCTCCCCTTCGCACAACAATAGGCCATGATTGACAGCTCCTCCCATGCTTGGCCCTAAATTCCACCGTCTGGGGGAAGGAAGGAGTGGGGGGGGGACTCCCTCCACGGGACACCCTGAAATAACTATCATCACGAGTAAACGCTCCTAATTCAGTCAGACTGACACCCGTAGTTAGACTGCTCCACTCAGCCAGAACCATCCCAGAGACGGACACACCTCTGCTCAGCTGCTGCTCCCGGCAGCCAGGAGCAGCAGACACCGCCGGCCAAgggcacacacaaaaaaaactgcggCTGCTGTTGCAGAGGGAACTCTTTCGAGAGAAACCAAGAAACAATGAGCCGGAGCACTTCACACAGAGAGTTATGAAAAGAGTGAGCGAGGGATGGCTAGTGTGATAtatatagacagagagagagagagacagagagagggaggtgcaGGAAAGCCCTCATTAACACAGCTCTTTTATTTGAAGTGCTGTGTGGAGGACAAGCAATTATTTCCTGCCAGGCTGAGTGAATGCAGGGGCAGACAGCTGAgcgaagaggagagagagagagagagagagagagagagagagagagagagaacagtagTCTTCGACCGTGGACGGCTCGCTGAAGAGCTCAGACTATTCAACGCCACCCACTCTCTCATTCcgactttgaaaaaaatagcCGCATCTACTCAGTACGATCGTGGGCTCCTTGTCCTCAATGATGTGCAGAGTTGTTCACAAACAGGAATCCTCCATTCATATTTATTCGGCGGTGACCTGgttccccccccaccacacacgcacacacatatatataggACTGAGGCCATCTCTCAGATCCAGCATGTGACACTGCCACAGGGCTTTGGTCTGATGGCAGCACCACCCTGCATGACAAGCCGGCAACCATGTAACCGATGATCTACAGGCACCCGTCTGTGTCAACACTTGATCATTATGTAGAGACGCGTGATGCTCTCCCCCCCCTACCAGTGTGGAGGGTGATGGAGCAGAGCACACAGCTGCCTGCCTGTGCTGCTTTATAATTTGTGAACCAGTCAGCGGGTCGATATATCTGCATGTTCTATTGTTGACTGTATGGACAGTCTTTCCAGAGAGACTTGAGGTATGTCTGGGGAGAGCTCTGCATGGCCCCCTGCCTGACAACATTGGTTTTTTTGCACTCGGTGCAACAAAAAACAGTggcgtgtgcatgtgtttgatgACTTAGGACAGAATTATGTATGGATTGTTTTCCATGCATCATGTTATAATAAGTTCACCATTAATGCAGTAACCAGAGCTGAAACAACGATCGGTTTAGCAAAGCAGCTATTCTGATAATTGACTTATCATTTAAGTCATTGTTTAAACAAAAAGATCACTGCTTCTGGTTTcacaaatgtgaatatttgctggaTTTCTTAGTctcctataataataataataataataataataataataataataaggttatggactgttggttggacagaAGAAATTTAAATATGTCCATTTATGCTTGgcattatcaattaatcagtCAATTATTTGACCAATTTGTTAGTGCGTAAACATTGTCATCAATCATTTGACCCGAGTCCAATTGTGAGATGTTTTGTCCATCCAAGAGtccaaaagatattcaatttactgttGACAGAAACTTGTAAAATGTTTCCTTGATAAATGACTTATGAAGATTAATGCCAATCGGCTAACTAATTAATTGTTTACGGGCTTATAGTAGTACACACTTGAATCTGACTGAGTGTGATTTCAGTAGGAGGGAAAAGGATCACAAATCTCAaagcttgaatgcatcataatctatctatctatctatgccATCTCCATACTGTAGCTGTTGCTCAAATGCTGTCAACGTTTATGGATTTCCTGTTGTACGTAATGTAGCATTATCAAGGATCAGCGTCGAGAAAGA
This portion of the Anoplopoma fimbria isolate UVic2021 breed Golden Eagle Sablefish chromosome 17, Afim_UVic_2022, whole genome shotgun sequence genome encodes:
- the rybpb gene encoding RING1 and YY1-binding protein B, whose protein sequence is MGDKKSPTRPKRQAKQTADDGYWDCSVCTFRNTAEAFKCSICDVRKGTSTRKPRINSQLVAQQVAQQYPMPPPPKKERRERSERTDKERPDGEGERAIGEVRPEIERPELVRPEGDPPEKEKEKEKEKSDNEQQPITDKPNREKEIIPAVTKKPSSKKTRPKSDNHQSPPSEKHSIQSGKSATKTNKNSHISRPKLKNIDRSTAQQLAITVGNVTVIITDFKEKTRSSSTSSSTITSSAGSEQQHQSSGSESMDKGSSRASTPKGDLSVGHDESF